In Thermoplasmata archaeon, the following are encoded in one genomic region:
- a CDS encoding APC family permease — protein MAGATAAVDQVLVADASDKQLRRALSFQDLFMISFGGVVGSGWLFAVAASSHLAGPASVVSWIIAGIFMIAIALCFSETASALHKTGQLVRGPLYTHGGFTGYIIGAAYILGSITVPAIEAEAVITYASTYEPTWLGSNGLITPTGLVFAVLLLVGFFFLNYVGVRFLGAFNTVVTWWKFIIPVLTIIFLFTIFHSTNFTVSGGFIPFGWPGVFIAIPSAGIAFAYLGFRGAAQFSGEAKNPQRDAPRAIILSITAAVILYVLLQVVFIGAINWGANGLAPGDWAGLSSVTTTLYSAPFYTVMQQASVALLGGFATILLIDAIISPSGTGWVFLGEATRAVYGVGADGFFPRGLLSIQRRTRIPWVALIATTVVGGIFIIPLPSWYLFAGFVTDAFTISLLMGPLTLFVLRWHAPNIKRPFQLPGALVVGGLAFVGGSLVIYWSEFGGLFYVFSVIFMVLPLFYFFYAPRNLGIKPSTALAIGIVQLAVVVIDTVWGYINLYIGNVVSLSPTPVTVSNSTLTMTFAIYYVVLLLAIWVPTLVTTMLAHPDGRRMMRAGYWVLVLLSVEMVLSWFSVLGTFPFGPLNGNPYIPFPYDTIAMAIIAAGIYAWGLMSGYRTKDLAEVEALMARPEADAATA, from the coding sequence GTGGCGGGCGCAACCGCGGCCGTCGACCAGGTCCTCGTCGCGGACGCTTCCGATAAGCAGCTCCGCCGCGCGCTGTCGTTTCAAGATCTCTTCATGATCTCGTTCGGCGGGGTCGTTGGCTCGGGCTGGCTCTTCGCCGTCGCGGCCTCCTCGCACCTCGCGGGCCCGGCCTCCGTGGTGTCGTGGATCATCGCGGGGATCTTCATGATCGCCATCGCCCTCTGCTTCTCCGAGACGGCTTCGGCCCTGCACAAGACGGGCCAGCTCGTGCGCGGTCCGCTCTACACCCACGGTGGTTTCACCGGGTACATCATCGGCGCCGCCTACATCCTCGGATCGATCACGGTCCCGGCGATCGAGGCCGAGGCCGTCATCACGTATGCGAGCACCTACGAGCCGACGTGGCTGGGTTCGAACGGGCTGATCACTCCGACCGGCCTGGTCTTCGCCGTTCTGCTCCTGGTTGGATTCTTCTTCCTGAACTACGTCGGCGTGCGCTTCCTCGGCGCCTTCAACACGGTCGTGACGTGGTGGAAGTTCATCATTCCGGTGTTGACGATCATCTTCCTGTTCACGATCTTCCACTCGACGAACTTCACCGTGTCCGGCGGGTTCATCCCGTTCGGATGGCCCGGGGTCTTCATCGCGATCCCGTCGGCCGGCATCGCATTCGCCTACCTCGGGTTCCGGGGCGCGGCGCAGTTCTCGGGCGAAGCGAAGAACCCGCAGCGCGACGCGCCGAGGGCGATCATCCTGTCGATCACCGCGGCCGTGATCCTCTACGTCCTGCTCCAGGTCGTGTTCATCGGCGCCATCAACTGGGGCGCGAACGGTCTGGCGCCGGGCGACTGGGCCGGCCTGAGCTCGGTCACGACGACGCTGTACTCGGCGCCGTTCTACACGGTCATGCAACAGGCCAGCGTCGCGCTGCTCGGCGGGTTCGCGACGATCCTCCTCATCGACGCCATCATCTCGCCGTCGGGGACCGGTTGGGTGTTCCTGGGGGAGGCGACGCGCGCGGTCTACGGAGTCGGCGCGGACGGATTCTTCCCGCGGGGCCTATTGAGCATCCAGCGCCGGACCCGGATCCCTTGGGTCGCGCTCATCGCGACGACGGTGGTCGGCGGGATCTTCATCATACCGCTGCCGTCCTGGTACCTGTTTGCCGGGTTCGTGACCGACGCCTTCACCATCTCGCTCCTCATGGGACCGCTGACCCTCTTCGTTCTACGCTGGCACGCCCCGAACATCAAGCGGCCGTTCCAGTTGCCCGGCGCGCTGGTCGTCGGCGGCCTCGCCTTCGTCGGCGGCTCCCTCGTGATCTACTGGTCCGAGTTCGGCGGGCTCTTCTACGTCTTCTCGGTGATCTTCATGGTCCTCCCGCTGTTCTACTTCTTCTACGCACCGCGGAACCTGGGGATCAAGCCGTCCACGGCGCTCGCGATCGGGATCGTCCAGCTGGCCGTGGTGGTGATCGACACCGTCTGGGGCTACATCAACCTCTACATCGGCAACGTCGTGTCGCTCAGCCCGACGCCCGTCACGGTCTCGAACTCGACCCTCACGATGACCTTCGCGATCTACTACGTGGTGCTCCTCCTCGCGATTTGGGTGCCCACGCTCGTGACGACGATGCTCGCCCATCCGGACGGCAGGCGCATGATGCGCGCGGGCTACTGGGTCCTGGTCCTGCTCTCGGTCGAGATGGTGCTCTCCTGGTTCTCGGTGCTCGGCACGTTCCCGTTCGGGCCGTTGAACGGCAACCCGTACATCCCGTTCCCCTACGACACGATCGCGATGGCGATCATCGCCGCGGGCATCTACGCCTGGGGCCTCATGAGCGGCTACCGCACCAAGGACCTCGCCGAGGTCGAGGCCCTGATGGCCCGACCCGAGGCGGACGCCGCCACGGCGTGA